Genomic DNA from Desulfomicrobium macestii:
ACATCAATGCGCAACGGGACAGGACTGCCGGGTGCTGTTTTGAAATATGGCTTTTTCATTCCGCGAATTCCTTTGGATGCAGTGCCAGAGCCATGGTCGCGGCCGTGTCCCCGCCTACGCTGATGATAATGGTAGCCAGAATATTGCCATCTTTTTTTTGGGTCTCTGCCCTGACGAGCATGAGTTCCCCTGGGGTGATTACACGTGAGAATTTAGCCTTGGCGACTTTATGAAGCGTCATGGAATCATCGCTCGCTGTGAGCATGCCGGCCAGGACTTGAACGATGCCGGGCAGGATGGGGCGATCCGGAAAGTGGCCGTCAAATCCCACAAAAGTGGGCGGGAAGATGAACTCCATTGTTCGGAATCCGTGCTCGTCGGTGTGGGCGGGGCGAGTTGCACAGGACCGGACCTCTTGAAGGAGTCTGCTCATGATGATGTCATCCTTTGTTCGATGAGGCGCACATCGAGTGAATAGCGCCCGTGGCTGTCTTTGAAGATGATACGAGACGGTTCCTGTGTGTCGGCCATGCGTTCCGAATAATGAATTTCCCAGTATTCGTCTGGACCAAGGGATCGGGTCGCCGTGAGTGTTTCTTTCAGATACTCGTGCTCAACGTGTTGGCCGTCGTGGATTCCGTACATGTAAGCGGTGTCTTCAATCCGGCGGAACCCGTTGCCAATTTCTGGCTGGGGAGTCAGCCAGATCCGCCGCACGCAGAAGGCGATATGCTCCGATAAATTGTTGATGCGATTTAAACCCGGTGAAATGAAATGTGTTTCAACGGTTTCCTGACTGATGCTCAGATCAAAAATCTTCATTCCAAAACCGGCCATGCCCACAAGCCGTACCGATTGTCCGTTATGATCAAACCGCATGATTCCGCTGAAAGTCTGGTCCAGACTGCGCCCAGGGATTCGCAGTCGCACTGAATGTCGCAGCAGCAGTCCGTTTCGAGCGGGACCTCGGTATTGCGACAGAGTAGCGGCCAGATGCGGGTTCGGCAGTTCCGATCGAGGCTGCTGATTTGCCATGCCCGCACACCCCAGGTTGACCAGAAGCACAGCGGTTACGAGCCATTTCATCGCCGGTCTCCGTTCAATGCGGGTACTATCCAAAGGGCCGTGATCATTGCCGTGCCCACTCCGGTCAAGACTGTTATGCCGATGGAGTGCAAGGCCGGGTGTCGAGCCAGCACGAGCACCCCAAACCCGCACAGCGTGGTCAATCCGGAAAAGAGCACGGCGCGTGCTGTCTGATGATGCGCGGATTGTTCCGAGCGGCAAACCATGAATATTCCGTAGTCAGCGCCAAGACCGATGATGAGCGGGAGAGAGACGATGTGGAAGAGGTTCAAGGCTTGTCCGAAGCTGTACATGACCGCGAGCACCGTGGTCACGCCCATGCCTATGGGCAAAAGGGCGAGCAGTGTTTTGCGCGGGTTGCGAAAGAGTATCGCATTGAGCAGCACCACTCCGGCCAGGGCCGAGCCACTGAAGCGCAAGACATCAATGCGCATTGCGCCCCCAAGCAGTTCCCGGAACCGGGATCCGGAAACAAATTGGGCTCCTAGCTCCCGCTCGGTGTAATCGCTTAGCAAAGCGGCATTTTTCATCGTGTCCGGAAGCAGGGTGAGGACAAGGAAGTCATCGCCATCGCGCATGGCCAGCACGTCCACAAATTCCTGGATACCTAGTTCATGCAGTGACTCGCTTGAAATAGTTTCGGGCGAGGCACTGATGAATTCGGCAAACGGGCTGAATGCGGAACGGGAAAATCCCAAGGCCTTTTGCTCGGTTTCCAGACGGGTAAA
This window encodes:
- a CDS encoding DUF3261 domain-containing protein, yielding MKWLVTAVLLVNLGCAGMANQQPRSELPNPHLAATLSQYRGPARNGLLLRHSVRLRIPGRSLDQTFSGIMRFDHNGQSVRLVGMAGFGMKIFDLSISQETVETHFISPGLNRINNLSEHIAFCVRRIWLTPQPEIGNGFRRIEDTAYMYGIHDGQHVEHEYLKETLTATRSLGPDEYWEIHYSERMADTQEPSRIIFKDSHGRYSLDVRLIEQRMTSS